AAACTATCCTGGAAATATCACCATGATGGTCAAAGGACTTTGACTAGACGGAAGCACATTTGTACACCACCATCAAATGGAACAGAGGCAAACTGAGCACGACTAAAGTTAGGAGCAAATTTAAGTAATTGATTTAAGTTAGGGGTAGAAATGTAAATATCCTTTATTTTTGTGATCATACTGTGGTTCCAAATAAAGAGGATAAACTAACACTACTAGGACTGGGAGCATCATTGGAAGACATTAGTActactaagagcatcttcaacaggcgcACAAAAGTTTCACGCGGTAAAATACTTTTAGTGCGCCATTGTAGCACTTTTAGCACGCCGAATCCAACATTGGTTTAGCAAATGCCCAAAAACACGCGTCCAAAAAACACATAGTGCAAATTATGAAGTGCGCGTAATCCGGCGCCCCAAATTTGCAGCTTCTGATAGCGCTTTTTAACGCGtgcccaaactttttttgcgtGTGCACTATTTTATAGCTTCTATTGAAGCTGTCCTGCGTCAAAAAACCTGAATTTTTACGTCGCGGAGCAGTTTTTGTGACcctgttagagatgctctaacaCAAATGAACATCTGACGGTGAAGCCAAATCCAACGAAGAATACCCAAACAATCCTTCCGCTTCCCAGCACCCAGCTCGGAAAGGCACCACCGAGTCACCGACCTACCGAAAGCCCAGAGTACAAATACGCCTCCCCCCCAGCAACAACGGTCAACAAATCCACAACCGTTGGCCTGATCTCACAATCACCCGTCCGCCATGGCGAATCAGCGGGAGCAGCAGCAGGCCTCGCCCTCGCTGCCTCGGCCGCCGATGCCGTCGAAGCCGCGGCACATGTCGGAGCTCTACGGAGGCATGCGCTTCGACCCCAACGGCCGCTGCCTCGTCCGGACCTACCTCGCCCCCAAGGCGATCCGCGGCCGCCTCCCAAACCTCGAGATCATGGACGTCATCCCCGACGACGTCGACGTGTACGGCACCCGCCCGGAGGCGCTCCCCTTCCACCGCTGCAACCGGGGCGCCAGCGGCAAGGTCTGGGGCCACTTCTTCACGACGCGGCCCGCGGCCGCGGCATCGGGCGGCCCGGGCAGCTACGTCCGGGTCGTGCCGGGAGGGCTGTGGGTGCGCTACGACGAGGAGAAGGCGTACGCCGACTCGGACGGGGACGTGCTCGGGTACCGGTGCCGCTTCGCGTTCCACGGCGAGGACGGCAAGCTGACGGCGTGGCGGATGAAGGAGTTCCGCCTCAACGAGGGCGCCGCGGCCTACCGCGGCGTCGCGTTCCACCCCGTCGCCAAGAACCTGGTGGCCTGGAAGGTGTACAACGACGTGGAGGAGCCGCTGAGCGACGACGAgggcgacgacgaggacgaggacgaggatgacGAAGCGGAGGAGATGGAGGTGGACGATCCGGTTGCCGCCGCTGCGTGCACGGAGGACGACCTGACACAGCGGCAGGacaagaagaagaaacagaagctGCGGTAGTAGCACCGTAGCACGGGAGGCGCTAGTAGATGCTGAGTTCGCATGATCTGAAGCCTGAACATTATCTGAAGCCTGAATTTGGGTTAGCATGATCTGAAGCCTGAATTTGGGTCAACATGATGCTGCGAATTTGGATTAGCATTATCTGAAGCGAGAATTTGGGTTAACATGATGCTGCGAATTTGGGTTAGCATTATCTGAAACCTGAATTTGGGTTAACATGATGCCGCGGATTTGGGTTAGCATGATCTGAGGCCTGAACATTATCTGAAGCCTGAATTTGGGTTAACATGATGCTGCGAATTTGGGTTAGTACAAACAGAAGCTGCAGTAGTAACTCGTATGTCTGGATTTACGCATGATCTGAAGCCTGAACATTAGCGTCAGCCGTGCGTTCCATTGATAAATGGAAATTGGATTGGCGAGCCAAACTGGTGTTAATCTACAGCATTGTGCTCTGCTTCTACAACCTCTCCTGCCATGACGCGATCCCATGTCTATAAATACAGCCCCCGGATCCTGAATCTCCCGTCGCATCATTCCAACCGGTCGAAACCTTCTTCTCCCCCCAAATCCAACCAACCTCCCTCCCCCTCTGCTTCTAAGCAGATTCCGTGGGCAGCCCGTCATGGCAATggcgcctccgcccgtgccgagcCTGCCGCTGGGCTACGTGTTCAGACCCAAGGCCCGGGAGCTCATTCAGCACTACCTCGCCCCCAAGGCACTGGGCGGCTACGTCACCCCGGGCTTGGTGGCGGAGGGCGTGGACGTCTTCTCCGCGGCCCCGGATGAGCTCCCCTTCAGCCGCAGCCACCGGCGGGAGAGCGGCGAGGTGTGGGGCTACTTCTTCGCGGCGCACCCCGCCGGGGAGAGGGCCCCGGCGCCGGGCGGGTGCTGGATCCCGTACGGTCCCGAGAAGGCGTACCGCGGCGGGACCGGTGGGGAGGCGGTCGCCTTCAGGCGCAGGCTCGCGTACTACGTCGcgtggcggggcggcgacggggtatGGGCGCGGACGCCGTGGCTGATGGCGGAGTACCGGCTCAACAAGGGCGGCGCCGCCTTCCGCTGCGCGCGGCCCGGCCCCGAGGCGAACATGGACTGCGTGGTCCGCAAGGTCTTCACGAAGCCGGCGGTCCCTCCGCCGTCTGCCCGCTCCAGCGATCGGGCTCCAGCTCCAGGTACCGCAGCGCGGACGAGGAAGCCGGCTACCCCGGCGAGGAGCAGGCGAGGAAGCGCGCTCGATGGGTCTAGTTGAGACTTGGGACGGCCGTGAGACGCGGCCACGGGTTTTGTGACTGATTGATTGGGTTCCAGAATTGCAGAAACCAGTAGAATCATACGAATTGAGCCACAAGTAATATGAATCGAAAAGAGTAGTATAAGTAGAAATTAGGTTCCCATTGTAATTAGTTTTGCAGCCACGGTATTTTTCTTTGAACTAGATAAATGCCGCAATGGGGCATACATAATCTAGTGATTCAATACCAAATGTGTCCAACATAACTGTAAATATCCTCATGGACATTGGACGGTTTGTCAAATTCTTTGCAATTAAATCACTCTTCTTCGGTGGTTGTTGTTGTGATTGTGATGAGAAAGAAAAGTAGATGCATGACATCAGAAAGGGGGTTGGCAGTTGCATGTCCCTATCGCTTCCATGATTGCACTACATGTTTTTGTACTTCTATACTTATATGAACAAGCTATAAGGCATGAAGGCTAACAAGACAATATAAAGAAAACTAACAAGAAAATCCGAAGGATGCCTAATCACTATAATTCAGATTTGGTACAATTTGCCTTACTTTGCTTTGGCATGAGAAACCGGAATCATTTGCAAATAATAAGATAAAGAGCACAAGAAAAGGAGAGTTTATGTCATGATACCAAAAATAAATAGCAAGATTTTGAAAGAAAAGATGATCTCCCAGAAGTGTGAGAGGCATCCCTACCGGGCGGGCCTTGATTCACCCCTTACTATAACCATCCCACTCAATCTTTTACACCGATGTTTCGTACTCTCTCGACCAGGTCATCATAAGAAAATCTGATAAGACATTCCATTCATTTTTTTGTTGATATTTGGATTTCGTTTTCAAATAAAGTCATCTTG
The window above is part of the Triticum aestivum cultivar Chinese Spring chromosome 2A, IWGSC CS RefSeq v2.1, whole genome shotgun sequence genome. Proteins encoded here:
- the LOC123185613 gene encoding NAC transcription factor 56-like — translated: MAMAPPPVPSLPLGYVFRPKARELIQHYLAPKALGGYVTPGLVAEGVDVFSAAPDELPFSRSHRRESGEVWGYFFAAHPAGERAPAPGGCWIPYGPEKAYRGGTGGEAVAFRRRLAYYVAWRGGDGVWARTPWLMAEYRLNKGGAAFRCARPGPEANMDCVVRKVFTKPAVPPPSARSSDRAPAPGTAARTRKPATPARSRRGSALDGSS